The Leptodactylus fuscus isolate aLepFus1 chromosome 5, aLepFus1.hap2, whole genome shotgun sequence genome segment cacagtgatgtcacagtacagagataatacacacagtgatgtcacagtacagagataatacacacagtgatgtcacagtacagagataatacacacagtgatgtcacagtacagggataatacacacagtgatgtcacagtacagggataatacacacagtgatgtcacagtacggggataatacacacagtgatgtcaccgtacagagataatacacacagtgatgtcacagtacagggataatacacacagtgatgtcacagtacagggataatacacacagtgatgtcacagtacagggataatacacacagtgatgtcacagtacagagataatacacacagtgatgtcacagtacagagataatacacacagtgatgtcacagtacagagataatacacacagtgatgtcacagtacagggataatacacacagtgatgtcacagtacaggataatacacacagtgatgtcacagtacagggataatacacacagtgatgtcacagtacagagataatacacacagtgatgtcacagtacagagataatacacacagtgatgtcacagtacagagataatacacacagtgatgtcacagtacagagataatacacacagtgatgtcacagtacagagataatacacacagtgatgtcacagtacagagataatacacacagtgatgtcacagtacagggataatacacacagtgatgtcacagtacagggataatacacacagtgatgtcacagtacagggataatacacacagtgatgtcacagtacaggataatacacatagtgatgtcacagtacagggataatacacacagagttgtcacagtacagggataatacacacagtgatgtcacagtacagacataataaacacagtgatgtcacagtacagagataatacacacagtgatgtcacagtacaggggtaatacacacagtgatgtcacagtacaggggtaatacacacagtgatgtcacagtacagggataatacacacagtgttgtcacagtacagagataatacacacagtgatgtcacagtacaggataatacacacagtgatgtcacagtacaggataatacacacagtgatgtcacagtacagagacaatacacacagtgatgtcacagtacagggataatatacacagtgatgtcaccgtacagggataatacacacagtgatgtcacagtacagggataatacacacagtgatgtcacagtacagggataatacacacagtgatgtcacagtacagagataatacacacagtgatgtcacagtacagggataatatacacagtgatgtcacagtacagggataatacacacagtgatgtcacagtacagggataatacacacagtgatgtcacagtacacagataatacacacagtgatgtcacagtacaggataatacacacagtgatgtcacagtacagggataatacacacagtgatgtcacagtacagagataatacacacagtgatgtcacagtacagggataatacacacagtgatgtcacagtacagggataatacacacagtgatgtcacagtacagggataatacacacagtgatgtcacagtacagggataatacacacagtgatgtcacagtacagggataatacacacagtgtgtaTCACACACATAAGATAGGGCATCTTGgtccttttttccactactagcaatGTATCCACATAATTATTATAAATTAACCTATATTGTCCATGAGTAAAGAGGTAACCACCAGATACAGGGACTAAAATTCACGCGCCATTAAACAGCCTACACGTTTCAGGGCCTGTATCCCCTTACTCATGACCCCTTACTCATGACCCCTTACTCATGGCTTACTTGGAGCCCTGAGTAAGGGGTTATacatcctgaaacgcgtaggctgtttAATGGATTGTAAATTTTTCTTCCTGTACCTGGCGGTTACCTTTTTTACTCATGCACATTAAACATTCATCTTTACTAATGACGTGGAGACATTGTCAGTGgatgctggaattttttatttttctgggattTTCTAAGCATTTCCTTGCATTCTGACACGAGTCAGCCTATATGGATTTGATGAGctgaagaatatttttttttttcacgtgaTTTCTACAGTTCGGGTAGGATCACagtactgttattaatgtccgttgctggcATCCGTCATAGGATGTGATCACCGGACACTAAATGACAGAGGTAGACGGAGACTTCTCTTTCAGTTGTTTGTCTGCACCCACCCAAATGTAAACAACTTCGTTTTTGACCCCCACCCAGTATGTGTCCTACCCAGCTAATTGTGCCCATCTCTACAGTGGTTGGCAGGCCTTTGACTAGGGGAACTAGGGTCCAATGGATGGATTTATCCTAATGGATCCTTTTTTTGCACTTTCCCCAAAGATAGGCACTACCATTGGAGGAAGATCATGTATGTTGACGTCTCATTTTTCTACCTATCGCATTACATATTTGGCGCACAGGTCGATTGAGTCTATATTGTCTCATTTGATCACATGGGTATTGGATAAGTCCTTTAAAAGTTTAACCAAAATCAGGTAGGCCAGGTATGGTGTAACTACTATGTCTACCTACAAAATTGTATATATCCTACTGGTAGATGTCACTGTCTTGATGGGTCTTTCATCTCCAATTTCAGGACAGGCTGAGGATCCATGTGAGTTGAGGACTCTTAGTTCTGAGGTGCACGTACTACTTGGAGAAAGGGTTTCTCTCAATTGCACCTTTAACTGCTCTGGTAGAGCCTCCTGGAAAACCCGGCTACTGAAGAAGGATACTCAGTGGGGACCAAACTGGGTATCGGTGGAAGTTCTTGTTGACGACTGGGAGAAATCAGAAATGTATTGTATCCAATCATTAGATGATGGAAACATAAGACAATCCTTAGCTGTGGTCATGGCCTATGGTAAGTAACACACAGCAATGTCTACGGTGGTCATACATACATGTTTGTAGATAGGTCTTTCCTACACTATTTTATAAACCTTAGATTCCAGAATAAACCATGACTGGTGTATCATATTTACGCCACAAGGCCATCAATAATGTAGAGCTTAAGGGAAGTCTATCATCAGAACTAGAGATAGATGAGCCTCTAAGATTTGTTTTGTCTCAGATTTGGACTGGTTTCTTTCAGTCCAAACTTGTTCGGATGGAACATGAAGTGGAATCCAGCGCTCTCTTTTGGTTTTCTTCTGGCCTCTTGGGTGACGTCATGTGCCTAGGGTTACCACTGACATCATGACGCTTGGTGCATGATTAGAAAGCTGGAGGTTGGAAGTAATCCTCCATTGGTGCCTCTAAATTTTCTTAGAACTGTCTCATGTGATGAAGGAGTTACCACTGGGGGTGGGGGATTTTGGTTAGAATATGATGGTGGTTTATGATTTTATGGATACAGATCAGATTCTTTCCTCACTCCCAGCATTCAGGGAGCGCTGTACTCTATCACATTCTACAGActgggttgaggggatattgtcactccttagggagagaccaccatttaggtgtgtggagtcttattaagccatttgcgctccacttgtgcaaaggaacatgggaagaatatgcaaatctgacttccatgatgtaattatgaAGACAGTGCCTTagacatgcagcccaatagagggcgccctctgaggatatgcaaatctgtcttccatgatgcaattaagaagacagtgcctcagtcatgcagcccaatagagagcgctccctttaacatcatgcctgaccttccaagaggcctttgctgcaatgtattgatgtgggattttaccaagtacagtctatGAACTGAGGAAAGCTGTTTCGATCtcattggatctcttcagcccagcgcagagaagactgacttggcagagatgagaggcttctagacagggttaaggggatattttcactccttagggagagaccaccatttaggtgtgtggagtcttattaagtcatttgcatatcctcagggagcgccctctattgggctgcatgactgaggcactgtattCCTAATTAGATCATGgaatacagatttgcatattcttcccgtgtTCCTTTGCACAAGTGGAACACAAATGGCTTAATaaaactccacacacctaaatggtggtctctccctaaggagtgacaatatccctttaaccctgtctagaagcctctcacctctaccaagtcagtcttctctgcgctggacTGAAGAGATCAATAAGATCGAAACAGCTTTCCTtgactgagagactgtacttggtaaaatcccacatcattgcattgcaatgacctctgggaaggtcgggcatgatgtttaagggagcgccctctattgggctgcatgactgaggcactgccttcttaattacatcatggaagacagatttgcatattcttcccatgatcctacAGACTGTAATATTCTAGGACAATTTTTTTATTGATTAATTCCCTATTATTTAAGCTGCCATAAAGTGCAACACCTTGCTGCACTGTCTGTACAGGAAATACAGGGCGTctctccaatatggccgccagcaGGGAagtttttatataccgtatataaaaaatacataactGCAACACTATTTACAAGGACCATTATGTATCATCTATAAACTTACAtctctttaataataataataatacattttatttatatagcgccaacatattccgcagcactgtacaatttatagggttcagatacagacatacataacaaagaacgtcatttcacacaatgggactgagggccctgctcaaaagagcttacaatctatgaggtagagggggtgacacaagaggtagcaggggcggcattgcttatacagtgttcagacaattttgtgcattaggaattgtgataggcttgtctgaaaagatgtgtctttagtttgcgtttgaaactgtagaagttgggagttaatcttattgtccggggtagagcattccagagaaatggtgcagctcgggagaagtcttgtatatgagcgtgggaggttctgataatagaggatgtaagtgttaggtcattgagatacatgagaaatcccctttaatcacCACCATGTTGGGGGATTCTATTTCAGCCGTACCGAGCAATGTGACGATAGATCTGGATCAGGAACTGGAGGAAGGAAAGGTTCACAAAGTCATCTGCATTGTATATGATGTGGCTCCAGTGGAGAATCTCCAAATCCAACTGCTCAGAGCCGACACAGTCATCCATAACTCAACGTTTAAAGGGGATGGACGAAAGGGCAAACAGACAGTGAATGTCACGTATGAAGTCGTAGCTAGTCGTATGGACAACCTCCAGAACTTCTCCTGTCTGGCCAGGTTAGAAGTGGCAACTGGGGCTTTTATTGTCAGTTCCAGTAAGACAATAAGAACATATGGTAAGGTCCACCATAACCAGCCATACGTGTCAGTCATCTTCCACTCAGAAGCTATGGGTATGCTTTAAATTTTGTAGCTTTTTGTATAATCCTCAGGTCCACCGGATGCTCCTGTTGTCACCATTCGACCTGAATCAGATATTCAGGAAGGAGACTCCTTTGACATAACTTGCCTATCACATGGGTCTCCAAGCCCCGAGTATCACTGGATAGTCCCTACAGGTGCTGACGTGACTTACAATCGGAATAATTCAGTAGTCTCGGTCATCAGGGCTGGTCAGATTCATAACGGAAACTACACTTGTGAGGCCAGAAATATACATGGACGGGTCAGAGGTTCTAAGAACGTACGGGTTATACCCCTAACCAAAGGTAAGCAAGACATATCAACATTGGTCAAAGTGTCAAGTGGTTGGTATGGGCAGAATGCTTCTAGTCAGATGGTCAGAAATTCCATCATCCTTAAGAGGCACAAGACTATGGATGGTTACCCAACGAAAGCATTGTCACGTCTTGACCATAATTGGTAACCTaaggagcttaaagggattctaccactaaaactcatttttttctagttaaaacgtcggaatagcctttagaaaggctattcgtctcttacctttggatgggctctcttccgcgccattcgttcaaaataccggtttgtaccggtatgctaatgagttctctcgcagcgatgggggcgtccccattgcagctcgaaaaccgaccgcagcgccgcctctatggtcttctgtatcctccccttgcttcttcagcgtctctgtcggacgcctgcgcagtacgctctgttcggcgaagattgccgaacgtactgcgcatgcgcgaaattgcggtcccagccatagtgcgggcactgcaatttcgcgcatgcgcagtacgttcggcaatcttcgccgaacagagcgtactgtccaggcctccgacaggacgctgaagaagcaaggggaggatacagaagaccatagaggcggcgctgcggtcggttttcgagctgcaatggggacgcccccatcgctgctcctgcgatggggacgcccccattgctgcgagagaactcattagcataccggtacaaaccggtattttgaacgaacagcgcggcggagagcccatccaaaggtaagagacgaatagcctttctaaaggctattccgatgtgttaactagaaaaaaatgagttttagtggtagaatccctttaagatcggGAATCCTTACGAAACCTCTTCGACCAAAGTATATCTATCATGATAGGATTTCCATGCCATATACCAGGACTGATCCATATCCTCGGAGCTTCTAAAGTCACTATCACCATGTTAGTAGATCAGCACCAGAACACTCTAGTTTTTGGGATAATAACGAGTGGTGGAGGTGACATCTCCTCGCAGAAGGCCTTTCAAATTGTGAAGATCTTTGTAATATTTTTAGAATATATCCTTAACTCCTTAGAAGTTTATATAACTTCATTTTGTAATGGTGACACCATATTGTATGCTGGGACCAGGACCAGCTTATTTCTTGGATTGTTGAGGCCTCAGAAGCAGCTTTGCCACCAGAACACTACGGATTCTGGGATAGATGGGTAGTAGTGGAGGTGACATCTCCTTGGGTAAGGCCTTCAGATCTTGTATAACTTGGTAATATTTTTTCTTTAACCTCTTGCAAGTTTCAATGACGCTAATTTTTAATGGTGACACCATATTTTATGCTAGGGCCAGGACCAGCTTTTTTCTGGGATTGTTGAGGTCTCCAAAGTAGAATTCCCATTAATATAACTCATATGAAGACAAGTCAAGTCATGTCTCTGCAGAACCAAATTTATCAAGGGGCCATGAGGGGCAGAATGTTGAGTCTCACCCCTCTACCACCGACTATCACCGAACGTAGCAGGGTTACCCCCGTTTCCCCAGTGGTCACAGCAAAGGTGACTTTATCCCACAGGCTTTATGTAATGATACATACTAGGACCTTACGTTGCATTGGTGTTTTCTGTATTTCTATCTAACACTTGTGTAAATGACAATATTTTGTGTTTTGCAGGGCCATCCCGCAAACATACAGGGGACATAATATCCGCGGTGCTTGTCTTTATTGTCACTTCTCTCATTTTATGGAAGACGAGAATCTGGAATAGAACCCCTAGAGATTCCAATTAGCAGCTCCTACGTCATGGACAGCATTTGATGTGAAGTATGCAATAGAGAAGTGTAACCTGAAGCGCCCGGGCTACAATGCAAACTGTGTAATGGGGCCCCATTTATCACATGTTAACTATACAATTGACATCTTACGTTGTAAAGACACCTATAGGCCCccctgaggctcctgggcccggtaGAGATtgcacctctgcaccccctatagctacacccctgtttaTAATATTCCCCTATGAGCTGAGGTCGGTACTGTTGTATCAAGTATAGAGAGTCCTCCATAAGCTAAATATATCGGCAGTTTGTTGTAATATTATAGCGTTATAACGCAGGTTGTTACGGTTTTCATGATACCAGGttggtgtacagtatattatttggTGTTTTCTAAACAATAGCTAATAAAATGTCTTATATGTAAAAATATTGGCCCACTGGATTGTTGCAACAGCAAAGTTGGGAATTGCTGGTTTATAGGTTGATAGGTTATGGAgcgagcctacatccacagaagatctgggcttagttctccaagatggcggcgggaacaacctccctgccgaggtcCTTAAAAAAGCTATCTGCAAATACCGAGAAGAACATGCAAGGCAAAGGTCTACACACTATGGGGATGTAGTACACACTGACACTATGGGGATGTAGTACACACTGACACTATGGGGATGTAGTATACACTGACACTATGGGGATGTAGTATACACTGACACTATGGGGATGTAGTACACACTGACACTATGGGGATGTAGTACACACTGACACTATGGGGATGTAGTACACACTGACATTATGGGGATGTAGTATACACTGACACTATGGGGGTGTAGTACACACTGACACTATGGGGGTGTAGTACACACTGACACTATGGGGATGTAGTATACACTGACACTATAGGGATGTAGTACACACTGACACTATGAGGATGTAGTACACACTGACACTATGGGGGTGTAGTACACACTGACACTATGGGGGTGTAGTACACACTGACACTATGGGGGTGTAGTACACACTGACACTATGAGGATGTAGTACACACTGACACTATGAGGATGTAGTACACACTGACACTATGGGGGTGTAGTACACACTGACACTATGGGGGTGTAGTACACACTGACACTATGGGGATGTAGTACACACTGACACTATGGGGATGTAGTATACACTGACACTATGGGGGTGTAGTACACACTGACACTATGAGGATGTAGTACACACTGACACTATGGGGGTGTAGTACACACTGACACTATGGGGGTGTAGTACACACTGACACTATGGGGATGTAGTACACACTGACACTATGGGGGTGTAGTACACACTGACACTATGGGGGTGTAGTACACACTGACACTATGAGGATGTAGTACACACTGACACTATGGGGATGTAGTACACACTGACACTATGGGGGTGTAGTACACACTGACACTATGGGGATGTAGTACACACTGACACTATGAGGATGTAGTACACACTGACACTATGGGGGTGTAGTATACACTGACACTATGGGGGTGTAGTACACACTGACACTATGGGGGTGTAGTATACACTGACACTATGGGGGTGTAGTATACACTGACACTATGAGGATGTAGTACACACTGACACTATGGGGGTGTAGTACACACTGACACTATGGGGGTGTAGTACACACTGACACTATGGGGATGTAGTACACACTGACACTATGGGGGTGTAGTACACACTGACACTATGGGGGTGTAGTACACGCTGACACTATGGGGATGTAGTACACGCTGACACTATGGGGatgtactacacactgacactatGGGGGTGTAGTACACACTGACACTATGGGGATGTAGTACACACTGACACTATGGGGATGTAGTATACGCTGACACTATGGGGATGTAGTACACACTGACACTATGGGGGTGTAGTACACACTGACACTATGGGGATGTAGTACACGCTGACACTATGGGGATGTAGTACACGCTGACACTATGGGGATGTAGTATACACTGACACTATGGGGATGTAGTATACGCTGACACTATGGGGATGTAGTATACGCTGACACTATGGGGATGTAGTATACACTGACACTATGGGGATGTAGTACACACTGACACTATGGGGATGTAGTATACACTGACACTATGAGGATGTAGTACACACTGACACTATGGGGGTGTAGTACACACTGACACTATGGGGGTGTAGTACACACTGACACTATGGGGATGTAGTACACACTGACACTATGGGGATGTAGTACACACTGACACTATGGGGATGTAGTACACGCTGACACTATGGGGATGTAGTACACACTGACACTATGGGGATGTAGTACACACTGACACTATGGGGATGTAGTACACACTGACACTATGGGGATGTAGTACACACTGACACTATGGGGGTGTAGTACACACTGACACTATGGGGATGTAGTATACGCTGACACTATGGGGATGTAGTACACACTGACACTATGGGGATGTAGTACACACTGACACTATGGGGATGTAGTACACACTGACACTATGGGGGTGTAGTACACACTCATAACCTGGGAACCATTCAAGGAAGAACAGCCACAGAACACCCAATAGCCTGTCCTAGACAACCACAGTATGTGCGGGGGTATGTGTGCGCCAACCTTACTCTTCGCAACCAGTTAATAAGACAATAAAACACCAAACAAGCAATGTCCAGGGAAGGCTGTAGTACTATATCACAGATTGGCTGCACCAGTCGTAAAATCATATGACCAGGAGGTTACAATTGGTCTTTAGGGCTGAAGACCACTATAGATATGAAACTATAATGGCCatataaaggaagtctgtcaccaaatTCTGCATATCCAACATATCTTGGCAAAGGAGTCACCAGTTTACAAGGGCAAAACACTGTTTCATTCAGGTAGCCctaatctatctgtggggctggggtgatatgtcagGTTCAGGTGACTGTATCTTATCTTTCGACAGGGTtgtattgatatgctgggttctggtgacagtaacctatctatctgcagggctggggtgatatgatggttctggtgacagtaacctatctatctgcagggctggggtgatatgctggttctggtgacagtaacctatctatctgctgggctggggtgatatgctggttctggtgacactaacctatctatcttcagggctggggtcatatgctggttctggtgacagtaacctatctatctgcagggctggggtgatatgctggttctggtgacactaacctatctatctgcagggctggggtgatatactggttctggtgacagtaacctatctatccgcaggactggggtgatatgctggatctggtgacagtaacctatctatctgcagggctggggtgatctgctgggttctggtgaacctaacctatctatctgcagggctggggtgatatgctgggtctggtgacagtaacctatctatctgcagggctggggtgaaatactgggtctggtgacactaacctatctatctgcagggctggggtgatatgctggttctggtgacactaacctatctatctgcagggctggggtgatatgctgggttctggtgaccctaacctatctatctgcagggctggggtgatatgctggttctggtgacactaacctatctatctgcagggctggggtgatatgctgggttctggtgaccctaacctatctatctgcagggctggggtgatatgctggttctgggtacactaacctatctatctgcagggctggggtgatatgctggttctggtgacactaacctatctatctgcagggctggggtgatatgctggatctggtgacagtaacctatctatctgctgggctggggtgatatactgggtctggtgacactaacctatctatctgcagggctggggtgatatgccggttctggtgacagtaacctatctatctgcagggctggggtgataggttagtgttaccagaaccagcatatcaccccagccctgcagatagataggttagtgtttagTTCCAGAGAGGGCAACTTTGAGAGTATTTGTTGGACGAACCTTGTGAGATTTGTATTGACCATTGGTTTCATTCAGACCATACAAGACTTAAATGGAACGGCTATCAtcatactatggggtctcttccGGTCTCAGAGACGTCATGAATCACGatcactggagcccaggagaggtgagtaacactgtttgttatgtttgatcacctctccttggcctccacttattatactatggggtctgaagaaattCTAGAGTATAAAACTAGCTTGTAAGCGGTGAATCCAAAATTTTTGTATAATTCgttggtgccactatgggacattatactgtgtggatgggccactgTGTGTCATTaaactatgtgaaggggccactataaaaTAGTGGATACAACTTGGGGGGTCTTAATACTGTAGGCCCACCAGGAGAGGGAATTTATACTGTTCGGGTAATTGGAGAAGGGCATTAAATAGTAACATCTGAGGGGTCTCTGAGAGAAGACAGGCtaatgtgtgatgtcactgtaggggcattatactatgtgcaagcCACTGTCTTCGGGCAAGTTCACACTGCgtttattggtcaggattttgaggctgtatccgcctcaaaatcctaaccaaaaacacGTCACCCAt includes the following:
- the LOC142202509 gene encoding vascular cell adhesion protein 1-like — its product is MGRVWAYLMALPVLAVFVLPGQAEDPCELRTLSSEVHVLLGERVSLNCTFNCSGRASWKTRLLKKDTQWGPNWVSVEVLVDDWEKSEMYCIQSLDDGNIRQSLAVVMAYAVPSNVTIDLDQELEEGKVHKVICIVYDVAPVENLQIQLLRADTVIHNSTFKGDGRKGKQTVNVTYEVVASRMDNLQNFSCLARLEVATGAFIVSSSKTIRTYGPPDAPVVTIRPESDIQEGDSFDITCLSHGSPSPEYHWIVPTGADVTYNRNNSVVSVIRAGQIHNGNYTCEARNIHGRVRGSKNVRVIPLTKGPSRKHTGDIISAVLVFIVTSLILWKTRIWNRTPRDSN